The Candidatus Bathyarchaeota archaeon genomic interval CCAACTTTCGTCTAAGTCCCTTCAGCAGTGGTACCTCCTCCATGATCACCAGGGTCAAATAGATTTCCTGCATAGTTGAGAGCCGGGCCTCAGCAGTTTCGATGTCCCCTCTTCTTAAGGCATCGAGGGCCTGCCTTCTTAGCTCACCTGGCACATCTCCCAATCCCAGGAGATAGGATCTCATGGGTACTCCCAGTTTTGCTGGATCAGGAAACTCCCCTGACTTTGTAAGCACCGCGATTATGGAAGCCTCAGAGAACTCCTCTTTTGCAGCGGAGACCTGATCGAAGCGAACCAGTTCGGGATACTTGGCAATGATAGTATCCATCTTGGAAATTAGATCAGATGCCTCTTCAAGTCTACGCTCGGCCTCAACCCCCTCTCCCGAATGCACCTTAATGATGGCTTGTTTGGATAGTATCCTAGCTTTGCGAGCTCGCTTCATAACTTTATCCAAGGCTTTATCTCTAATCCGGAGCTCTTCGGCACCCTTTCTTACCCACTTCTTGAGCACTTGCCTCCCCTCTTACAGAATATCCTTGAGCACCTCCGCAGGCAAATTCCCACCACTTAGGATGAGGGCAACCTTCTTCCCTTGGAGTTTGTCTCGGATCTTAATTCCCGCGGCGAGTGAAGCCGCGCCTGCTCCTTCTGCGATGGTGTGAGCTTTTTCTACGTAAAGCCTGATCGCGGCCTCGAGCTCCTCATCTGTAACAAGGAGGAACTTATCGAGGAGATCCTTCATAATACTAACAGGTAGCTCAAAAGCGACCCGGGTGGCAAGTCCATCAGCCATCGTTTTCGCAGAATCCGTTACCTCGAGTTTCCCGCTCCTCCAACTGTTATAAACGCTAGGTGCGTTAGCTGACTGAACAGCGATGATCTCGACGTTCGGGGTTGCAGTCTTGAAACACGTGCAAATGCCTGATATTTGGGAGCCTGCTCCCACCGGGGCGATCACAACATCCAAGTCAGGAAGGTCTTCTAGGATCTCTAGGCCAATTGTGCCCACCCCAGAGATGAGAAGGGGCTCGTTAGCGCTGTGTATATACCTGTACCCTTTTTCTATGGAAAGGCGCTCTGCGTTCTCTCTTGCCTGGTCAAAGTCCCGTCCCTCCTCAACTATTTCTGCCCCATAGCTCTTTATCCCCTCGATCTTGACGTGGTTTGCTCCCTTTTGGACACAGACAACTGCTTTTACACCGAACATCTTACTCGCGAGGGCTATTGACTGGCCATGGTTCCCCGTGGAGGCCGTGATCACCCCTTGTTTTTGTTCTTCGGGGCTCAGTTGGCTTATGAGATTGATGCCTCCCCGAATCTTAAAGGCCCCCGTAGGCTGGTAGTTTTCGTGCTTCACATAGGCTTTGAAGCCGAGCGCCTTGGATAAAAGAGGATACTCTTGCAGGGGAGTTTTTGAGAGGTAAGGGGAGATTCTATTTTTCGCCTTTAAAATATCAATAAATGTGGGCTTTACATACAATCTTATCAAGAACTATGTTAACCAACAGGGTTTATATCTCTAAGCTTAGAGTCTTTGCCATCCGATGAGCTTCACCCCAGAGATACTAAATTAGACGCCTTACGTGCGCGGTATCCTCTGAATTTCGTTGTGGGCTGAACCGGTAAT includes:
- a CDS encoding translin — translated: MLKKWVRKGAEELRIRDKALDKVMKRARKARILSKQAIIKVHSGEGVEAERRLEEASDLISKMDTIIAKYPELVRFDQVSAAKEEFSEASIIAVLTKSGEFPDPAKLGVPMRSYLLGLGDVPGELRRQALDALRRGDIETAEARLSTMQEIYLTLVIMEEVPLLKGLRRKLDITRGVIERTRSEVTAEAGRRRLEECMQRFTDRLGQL
- a CDS encoding threonine/serine dehydratase; this encodes MYVKPTFIDILKAKNRISPYLSKTPLQEYPLLSKALGFKAYVKHENYQPTGAFKIRGGINLISQLSPEEQKQGVITASTGNHGQSIALASKMFGVKAVVCVQKGANHVKIEGIKSYGAEIVEEGRDFDQARENAERLSIEKGYRYIHSANEPLLISGVGTIGLEILEDLPDLDVVIAPVGAGSQISGICTCFKTATPNVEIIAVQSANAPSVYNSWRSGKLEVTDSAKTMADGLATRVAFELPVSIMKDLLDKFLLVTDEELEAAIRLYVEKAHTIAEGAGAASLAAGIKIRDKLQGKKVALILSGGNLPAEVLKDIL